One stretch of Armigeres subalbatus isolate Guangzhou_Male chromosome 2, GZ_Asu_2, whole genome shotgun sequence DNA includes these proteins:
- the LOC134215110 gene encoding adenosine deaminase 2-like, with protein MMKFIIAIICVLNFAKLSEPLHLISPNVSVTKSKAVSSRRPTYEEYKRQRKSFLQAEEHLFLGANVTLNDNEQLVNKFVMQLKLEELREGFNDSYNFLPARHFFEVLDRFGQSKLFKIIRRLPKGGVLHAHDTALGSTDLIVNATYRENLWQKGEFGKADGPSYKFSREKPGDDWSLVSEIRKWMTDEVYDAKVEELFSLYNADPLNAYKSLDDVWSKFQNLFRCLDPLITFEPVWRQYYHDSLQQFYDDQVQYLEFRGVLPDVYDLDGKIYSAEDVVQMYYDETERFKASHSGFIGVKFIYAPGRYASDDKFQEILDTAVRLHEAFPNFLAGFDLVGQEDPGRSLFEFAPALLKLPDSINFYFHAGETNWYGMKTDQNLIDAVLLGSKRIGHGFAVLKHPKVLKEVKRRQICLEINPISNQVLKLIDDQRNHPAALLFSDNYPVVVSSDDPSFWRATPLSHDFYLAFTGIASAGHDLRLLKQLALNSIEYSALSKDEKKSAKEKWKRAWYEEINALVLDIVAGKYSEE; from the exons ATGATGAAATTTATAATCGCCATCATTTGTGTATTAAATTTCGCAAAACTTTCCGAACCCCTACATCTCATCAGTCCCAACGTATCAGTTACAAAGAGCAAAGCAGTCAGCAGCAGAAGGCCAACCTATGAGGAGTATAAACGACAACGAAAGAGCTTCCTACAGGCGGAGGAGCACCTCTTTCTCGGTGCCAATGTGACCCTGAACGATAACGAGCAGCTTGTGAACAAATTCGTTATGCAGCTGAAGCTGGAGGAGCTAAGAGAAGGCTTTAACGACAGCTACAATTTCCTACCGGCACGGCATTTCTTCGAAGTGCTGGATCGCTTCGGGCAGTCCAAGCTGTTCAAAATCATTCGAAGGCTGCCGAAAGGGGGCGTGCTACATGCGCATGACACGGCATTGGGTAGCACCGATTTAATTGTGAATGCAACCTATCGGGAAAATTTGTGGCAGAAAGGCGAATTTGGGAAAGCTGACGGTCCATCTTATAAATTTTCCCGGGAAAAACCTGGAGATGATTGGTCGCTGGtatcggaaattcgaaagtgGATGACTGATGAAGTGTATGATGCCAAGGTGGAAGAATTGTTCAGTCTATACAATGCAGATCCACTGAATGCCTATAAAAGCTTGGATGACGTATGGAGCAAATTCCAAAACCTATTCAGGTGCTTAGACCCGTTAATTACTTTTGAACCAGTATGGAGACAGTATTATCACGATTCCCTGCAACAGTTTTATGACGACCAGGTGCAGTACTTGGAATTCAGAGGAGTGCTGCCGGATGTTTACGACTTGGATGGAAAGATTTACAGCGCTGAAGACGTTGTTCAAATGTACTACGACGAGACGGAACGATTCAAGGCAAGTCATTCGGGTTTTATTGGTGTGAAATTTATCTACGCACCTGGTCGCTATGCGAGTGATGATAAGTTTCAAGAAATTCTCGACACGGCCGTTCGTCTGCATGAAGCATTTCCAAACTTTCTAGCAGGATTCGATTTGGTGGGTCAAGAAGATCCGGGGAGGtcactttttgaatttgcaCCCGCACTACTTAAGCTTCCGGACTCCATCAACTTTTACTTCCACGCTGGTGAAACCAACTGGTATGGAATGAAAACAGATCAGAATTTG ATCGATGCAGTTCTGCTCGGCAGCAAACGAATCGGTCACGGATTCGCTGTTCTAAAGCACCCGAAAGTGCTCAAGGAGGTCAAACGCCGTCAGATTTGTCTCGAAATTAATCCCATCTCCAACCAGGTGTTGAAACTAATTGACGATCAACGGAATCATCCGGCGGCGTTGCTATTTTCGGATAACTACCCCGTGGTGGTGTCCTCGGATGATCCTTCGTTTTGGCGAGCAACCCCACTGAGTCATGACTTTTACCTTGCGTTCACCGGAATAGCGTCGGCAGGACATGATTTGCGATTGCTGAAACAGCTGGCCCTGAATTCCATCGAGTACAGTGCATTGAGTaaggatgaaaaaaaatcagccaaggaaaaatggaaacggGCGTGGTATGAGGAAATCAATGCCCTGGTTTTGGACATTGTTGCTggaaaatattcggaagaaTAA